Proteins encoded by one window of Aphis gossypii isolate Hap1 chromosome X, ASM2018417v2, whole genome shotgun sequence:
- the LOC114125418 gene encoding adhesive plaque matrix protein-like: MAIQTVAVFACVLAAAFAAPPAYPAPAAYPAPAAAYPAPAYSAPAYSAPKSYAPEPAYAPAPYNFEYSVHDDATYDIKSQSEYSDGNGYVKGSYSLVEPDGTKRIVEYTADDYNGFVAEVKKEGTPSYSSAPAYKPAYKAPAYPAAPAYPSAPAYPSAAPAYKPAYSAPAYSAPAYSAPAYTTPAYPAAPAYPAAPAYPAAPAYGYSTPAPAYKSYAAPAYKQYYGRSSMDFTLSQRSINTLNNQKKIYLFNNMAFQTVAVFACVLAAAFAAPPAYPAPAAYPAPAAAYPAPAYSAPKSYVPEPAYAPAPYNFEYSVHDDATYDIKSQSEYSDGNGYVKGSYSLVEPDGTKRIVEYTADDYNGFVAEVKKEGTPSYSSAPAYKPAYKAPAYPAAPAYPSAPAYPSAAPAYKPAYSAPAYSAPAYSAPAYTTPAYPAAPAYPAAPAYPAAPAYGYSTPAPAYKSYAAPAYKQY, encoded by the exons ACCGTCGCCGTCTTCGCCTGCGTGCTCGCCGCCGCATTCGCCGCCCCTCCAGCATACCCGGCTCCGGCTGCTTACCCAGCACCAGCCGCCGCCTACCCAGCACCCGCCTACTCGGCACCCGCTTACTCGGCACCCAAGTCTTACGCCCCAGAACCAGCCTACGCCCCAGCCCCATACAACTTCGAATACAGCGTCCACGATGACGCCACATACGACATCAAGAGCCAATCCGAATACAGCGACGGTAACGGATACGTCAAAGGATCCTACAGCCTGGTCGAACCCGATGGTACCAAGAGAATCGTCGAATACACCGCTGACGACTACAACGGTTTCGTCGCCGAAGTGAAGAAAGAAGGCACACCGTCTTACAGCTCCGCCCCGGCCTACAAGCCCGCTTACAAGGCCCCAGCCTACCCAGCTGCCCCAGCCTACCCATCGGCCCCGGCTTACCCATCAGCCGCCCCAGCCTACAAGCCAGCTTACTCCGCACCGGCTTACTCCGCCCCGGCTTACTCCGCACCGGCTTACACCACACCAGCTTACCCAGCTGCCCCAGCCTACCCAGCTGCCCCAGCCTACCCCGCTGCCCCAGCTTACGGATACTCCACCCCCGCCCCAGCCTACAAATCGTACGCTGCCCCAGCATACAaacaatacta CGGACGATCGTCTATGGACTTTACACTCAGTCAACGTTCTATCAACACACTCaacaaccaaaaaaaaatttatttattcaacaacATGGCATTccaa ACCGTCGCCGTCTTCGCCTGCGTGCTCGCCGCCGCATTCGCCGCCCCTCCAGCATACCCGGCTCCGGCTGCTTACCCAGCACCCGCCGCCGCCTACCCAGCACCCGCCTACTCGGCACCCAAGTCTTACGTCCCAGAACCAGCCTACGCCCCAGCCCCATACAACTTCGAATACAGCGTCCACGATGACGCCACATACGACATCAAGAGCCAATCCGAATACAGCGACGGTAACGGATACGTCAAAGGATCCTACAGCCTGGTCGAACCCGATGGCACCAAGAGAATCGTCGAATACACCGCTGACGACTACAACGGTTTCGTCGCCGAAGTGAAGAAAGAAGGCACACCGTCTTACAGCTCCGCCCCGGCCTACAAGCCCGCTTACAAGGCCCCAGCCTACCCAGCTGCCCCAGCCTACCCATCGGCCCCGGCTTACCCATCAGCCGCCCCAGCCTACAAGCCAGCTTACTCCGCACCGGCTTACTCCGCCCCGGCTTACTCCGCACCGGCTTACACCACACCAGCTTACCCAGCTGCCCCAGCCTACCCAGCTGCCCCAGCCTACCCCGCTGCCCCAGCTTACGGATACTCCACCCCCGCCCCAGCCTACAAATCGTACGCTGCCCCAGCATACAaacaatactaa
- the LOC126552375 gene encoding putative nuclease HARBI1, giving the protein LNRNHAVTPAQKLLLTLRFYATGSYLISAGDCIGVSKSSACLIVRDVSLTIANLRKEYVRMPDNDFEIRQLQKDFYKTAKFLLVIRAIDCTHVKIQSPGGPNAEYFRNRKGWFSFNVQTVVSSKLKIMDIVVRWSGSTHDSTIFSNSKIYQDLHFTKKWGNSLIVADYGYANTDHVVTPFLNPQLGPENVYNESQIRTRNLVERTYGVWKRRFPILSLGLRFQAHKMQSVIIACSVLHNIAIDKNDQIPYDNSVIQLPEDVLQNIPIIQNNQTNARSRLLNEYFSQL; this is encoded by the exons ttgaacagGAATCATGCTGTAACTCCGgctcaaaaactattattaactttacgGTTTTATGCCACGGGGAGCTATTTAATTAGTGCAGGTGACTGTATTGGAGTTAGCAAATCATCAGCATGCCTCATAGTTCGAGATGTAAGCCTGACTATAGCTAACCTTCGTAAAGAATATGTTCGAATGCCAgataatgattttgaaattagGCAGTtacaaaaagatttttataaaacagcgAAAtttctattagttattaggGCTATAGATTGCACCCATGTGAAAATTCAAAGTCCTG gtGGCCCAAATGCTGAGTATTTTCGTAATCGAAAGGGGTGGTTCTCATTCAATGTCCAAACAGTGGTAtcttcaaaactaaaaattatggaCATAGTTGTACGCTGGTCTGGTTCAACCCACGATTCAACTATATTCTCCAACTCAAAAATATACCAAGacttacattttacaaagaaATGGGGCAATAGTTTAATTGTTGCAGACTATGGGTATGCCAATACAGATCATGTTGTGACCCCATTTCTTAATCCACAGCTTGGGCcagaaaatgtttacaatgaATCACAGATAAGAACTAGAAATCTAGTAGAGCGCACATATGGTGTTTGGAAACGTCGCTTTCCTATATTGTCCCTTGGACTGAGATTCCAAGCACATAAGATGCAATCAGTTATTATTGCATGTTCAGTTCTTCATAACATAGCAATTGACAAAAATGATCAAATACCATATGATAATTCAGTAATCCAATTACCAGAAGATGTTTTAcagaatatacctataattcaaaataatcagaCTAATGCTAGATCTCGATTATTGAATGAGTATTTTTCACAACTGTAA